From the genome of Streptomyces sp. NBC_00523:
TGTACGCCGCTCCCCCGCTCCTCCAGCGCATGGTCGACGCGGGCCGCCTGGGGCGGAAGTCGGGGTCGGGGTTCTACCCGTACGCGTGATGCCTTCGGCCCGTACGTGCGGGGGCCGGGGCGCCCTCGCACGTACGGAACGGGGCTCAGCCCTGTCGTAAGTGGTGCAGCATCAGCAGGGCCGCCGCCATGCCCGCTGCCGGGATCTCGCCGGTGGATATCAGGTCCGGGACCAGCTTGAGGGGGACCCACTCGCGGCGGGAGGACTCGAAGGCGTCGTGCGGATCGCCCGTCCAGTGCGCTTCCTCGGACCAGTAGAAGTGGTGCCGGGCGTCGGTGAGGCCGTTGGACGGTTCCACGGTCAGGAGGGGGTGGAGCGGGCCGGGGCGCCAGCCGGTCTCCTCCTCCATTTCGCGGGCGGCCGCCTCCGGCAGGGACTCGCCGTTCTCGACCACGCCCGCCGCCAGCTCCCAGCCCCAACTGTCGGTGATGAAGCGGTGGCGCCAGAGCAGCAGCACCTCGTTCGCCGCGTTGACGACGGTGGCCGCCGCGACGGGGCGCAGCCGGATCACGAAGTGGTCGAGCCGGGCGCCGTCGGGAAGTTCTACCTCGGCCAGGTTGACCCGGAACCATGGGTTCTCGTACACGGGTTGTTCGTTCAGGTTCGTCCATTGCACGGTTCTGCCACCTTTCGATCGTTGGTGGCGGTATCGCAGCAGACTTCGGCTCACAGCGGTACGCGCAGTGCCCCCTCCACGCGTTCGGCGGCCTGTTCCGCGTCGGCGCTCCCGCTGGCGGCCAGGTCCGCGCGGACCGCCCGCAGCCGGTCGCGCAGGCGCTGCGACTCCATGCCCCGGGCCCGGTCCGCCATCTCGACCGCCGTGGCAGCGGCCCGGTCCGCCTCGCCCCGGCGGAGCTCGACCGTGGTGAGCATGGCGAGGCGGTGGACCCGGCCCCGGTCGTGGGCGGGGGTCCGGACCGCGGCCACCGCGTGCTCCCGGGCCGCCGGCAGGTCCCCGAGGCTCAGCAGCGCCTCCGCCACCTGCACATCGACCAGACCCGGCTGCACATAGCCCGTCTCGTCCGGCTCCCGGCCCGGCCGGATGCGGGCGGCCTCGGACTCGGCGCGGCCGATGCACGCCAGCGCGTTCGCCCGGTCGCCGAGCCTCGCGTACGCCTTGGCCTGCATCGCGTGCAGGTCGGCGGCGAGCGCGGGCGTGATCTCGCGGCCGGCCGCGCGCAGGGCCGCCTCGGCGAAGGCCACGGACTGGCGGAACTCGGCGAGGAACAGCGACTGGTTGACCAGCAGCGCGATCACATAGCCGCCGAGCGCCCGGTCCCCGCTCGCCTTGGCCAGCCGCAGCGCCTGGTGGAAGTAGCGCTGGGCGAGGCCGTGCGCGTCGGAGTCGTAGGCGCAGATGCCCGCGACGGCCACCAACGCGCCCGTCGCGCGGTGCAGCTGACGGCCCGTCGCGTCGCTGTAGCCGCCGCGCAGCAGCGGGGCGGCCCCGGCGTTGAGGAAGCCGACGACACGCGCCCGCGTCGCGATCCCGCCCGCCTTCCGGTACATCAGTTCGTAGTGGCCACGGGCGGCCCGCAGCGTTGCCAGGTCGGGCGCGCCGACCCTGGACGGCCCGGCCCGCGACACATCGGCGTCCTCCGGCGGGTTCTCCCACTCCCAGACGGGCATCACGGCACCGGTCCCGGTCACGGCCGGGGCGGCGACGACGTGCGGGCGCTGCTGGGCGTCGCAGCGCCACACCGCGGTGGCCCGTTCCACGAAGCCGGTGAGCGACGAGCCCTGGACGGGCGGGTGGCCCGCGTCGGGGGCCGCCATGCCGATGTCGTCCAGCGAAACGGCCCGGCGCAGGCGGTTTCCCAGCACCTCGCAGATCAGGTCGGGCACCTGGCCGCGCGGGCGCTGGCCCTTCAGCCAGCGGGCGACGGCGGTGTGTTCGTAACGCAGTCCGAGACCGCGCGCACGGCCGGCCCGGTTCACATGGGCGGCCAGTCCGGCCCGGGAGACGCCCGCCTCCTCGATCAGGGCCTCCAGCGCGGTGTTGGGCTCCTTGGGCCCCATGTCCCCCTCCGGTGGTTCGGCACGCCTGGACGTGTCGCCCCAGTGGAGCACGATTCACACGGGGTGTGAACGGAATGCCCGAACCGTCCCGCCGCGCACGCTGCCGCGGCGGCCCCGGGCTCGCTTGAATGATTCCCCTCGCAGGGCGCGAACGGGCCGTCTGCTCCCCCTCGTACAGCAGGGCGGCCCGCATCCGCGCAGTCCACCCCGCCGGCCTGCCCGACACTCCACGGCGGGGACGGACGGCGAGCACACAGGAGGGGCGCATCCGGTGGCCGGATGCGCCCCTCCTTCGTACAGCGGGGTGGTCCTACGCCCCGCGCAGCACCGCGCCCGTACGCTCGGCGGCCAGGGCCACCGCCGCGTCACGGGCGGCGCTCGCCTCGTCGACCGTCAGGGTGCGGTCGGCGGCGCGGAAGCGCAGCGCGTACGCCAGGGACTTGTTGCCCTCGCCGATCTGCTCGCCCGTGAAGACGTCGAACAGCCGCAGCGACTCCAGGAGTTCGCCCGCACCTTCCTGGAGCGCGCGCTCCACGTCGGCGGCGGGGACGTCCTGGCCGACGACCAGCGCGACGTCCTGGGTCGCCACCGGGAAGGCGGAGATCCGGGGGGCCCGCAGGACACCGTCGACGGCCTGCTCCAGGACGTCGAGGTCGACCTCCATGGCGCAGGTGCGCTCGGGCAGGTGGAGCTCCTTGACGACGCGCGGGTGCAGCTCGCCCGCGTGTCCGAACAGGGTCTCCTCGCCGGCCACGGTCACGTACAGCGCGGCGCAGCGGCCCGGGTGCCAGGGGGCGTGCCGGTCGGCGCGGACG
Proteins encoded in this window:
- a CDS encoding NUDIX domain-containing protein → MQWTNLNEQPVYENPWFRVNLAEVELPDGARLDHFVIRLRPVAAATVVNAANEVLLLWRHRFITDSWGWELAAGVVENGESLPEAAAREMEEETGWRPGPLHPLLTVEPSNGLTDARHHFYWSEEAHWTGDPHDAFESSRREWVPLKLVPDLISTGEIPAAGMAAALLMLHHLRQG
- a CDS encoding transcriptional regulator; its protein translation is MGPKEPNTALEALIEEAGVSRAGLAAHVNRAGRARGLGLRYEHTAVARWLKGQRPRGQVPDLICEVLGNRLRRAVSLDDIGMAAPDAGHPPVQGSSLTGFVERATAVWRCDAQQRPHVVAAPAVTGTGAVMPVWEWENPPEDADVSRAGPSRVGAPDLATLRAARGHYELMYRKAGGIATRARVVGFLNAGAAPLLRGGYSDATGRQLHRATGALVAVAGICAYDSDAHGLAQRYFHQALRLAKASGDRALGGYVIALLVNQSLFLAEFRQSVAFAEAALRAAGREITPALAADLHAMQAKAYARLGDRANALACIGRAESEAARIRPGREPDETGYVQPGLVDVQVAEALLSLGDLPAAREHAVAAVRTPAHDRGRVHRLAMLTTVELRRGEADRAAATAVEMADRARGMESQRLRDRLRAVRADLAASGSADAEQAAERVEGALRVPL